In the Leptotrichia sp. oral taxon 212 genome, one interval contains:
- a CDS encoding ABC transporter ATP-binding protein, with protein sequence MKILKSEDFLMVKKLKKYVKKYYILIILNILLALVSSAVSATPVTLIKRLFDRGIQGKDEKDILYAAGGMILLSVLGAFLVYWTTILSGKISSSIYKNIVDDLYVKIQSLDMEYFSTTKVGELMTKVLNDPANVNTFILEFFEFLKYVFTAISYLVIAIRIDWKLTLGMFIVAPILMTTVKKYSKKLKKSGKERQEATGTLNSKLQETLSGIRVIRAFATEKQEIHNFKKISLELKKVVMKTVGYNAKSNSVSEALNYVMMAILLLFGGYRILRGRVFTTGDFLTIMSAIGSMYTPVRRSANIYNSLSTNIPSIGRIFEILDVVPEIADAPDCIKFEEFKSDITFENADFSYKDSDEKVLKNINLVAKKGETVALVGNSGGGKSTLVNLIPRFFDVTGGKITIDGIDVKNYKIKSLRKKIGIVPQETFLFGGTILENIKYANQNASVEEVIEAAKKANAHEFIEKLEQGYETEIGERGIKLSGGQKQRISIARAILENPQILILDEATSALDNESEQLVQDALEKLMKGKTTFVIAHRLSTIINSDKIVVIQQGEIRETGTHEELLDKDGIYKSLYNKSFKN encoded by the coding sequence ATGAAAATACTGAAAAGTGAAGATTTCTTAATGGTAAAGAAGCTAAAAAAGTATGTAAAAAAATACTATATTCTAATTATTTTAAATATACTTTTAGCATTAGTTTCTTCTGCTGTTTCAGCAACTCCAGTAACATTAATAAAGAGACTTTTTGATAGGGGAATTCAAGGAAAAGATGAAAAAGATATACTTTATGCTGCTGGTGGAATGATACTATTATCTGTTTTGGGAGCATTTCTAGTATACTGGACAACTATACTTTCAGGAAAGATATCTTCGTCAATTTACAAGAATATTGTAGATGATTTGTATGTAAAAATACAATCGCTGGATATGGAATATTTTTCAACGACAAAAGTAGGAGAATTAATGACAAAAGTACTTAATGATCCTGCTAATGTAAATACATTTATTTTAGAATTCTTTGAATTTTTAAAATATGTTTTTACAGCAATTTCATATTTAGTTATAGCTATTCGGATAGACTGGAAATTAACTCTGGGAATGTTTATAGTAGCGCCTATTTTGATGACAACTGTAAAAAAATATTCTAAAAAACTTAAAAAGTCAGGAAAAGAACGACAGGAAGCAACAGGAACATTGAATTCAAAACTGCAGGAAACTCTATCTGGAATAAGAGTTATAAGGGCATTTGCTACAGAAAAGCAGGAAATACATAATTTTAAAAAAATAAGTCTGGAATTAAAAAAAGTTGTAATGAAAACAGTTGGCTACAATGCAAAGTCAAATTCAGTTTCTGAAGCTTTAAATTATGTAATGATGGCGATATTACTATTGTTTGGAGGATATAGAATATTAAGAGGAAGGGTTTTTACAACTGGAGATTTTTTGACAATTATGTCTGCAATAGGATCAATGTATACACCGGTTAGAAGAAGTGCCAATATATATAATTCCCTTAGTACAAACATCCCTTCAATAGGAAGAATATTTGAAATTTTGGATGTTGTTCCTGAAATAGCGGATGCACCTGACTGTATTAAATTTGAGGAATTTAAAAGCGATATAACATTTGAAAATGCTGACTTTAGTTATAAGGACAGTGATGAAAAGGTTCTGAAGAATATAAATCTGGTTGCAAAAAAAGGTGAAACGGTTGCCCTTGTAGGAAATTCAGGTGGAGGGAAGTCTACTTTAGTAAACCTGATACCAAGGTTTTTTGATGTTACCGGTGGAAAAATAACAATAGATGGTATAGATGTAAAAAATTATAAAATAAAAAGTCTACGGAAGAAAATAGGAATTGTTCCACAGGAAACCTTCCTTTTTGGAGGAACAATACTTGAAAATATAAAATATGCGAATCAGAATGCTTCCGTTGAGGAAGTTATAGAAGCTGCAAAAAAGGCCAATGCGCACGAATTCATAGAAAAACTGGAACAGGGATATGAAACTGAAATCGGAGAAAGAGGAATAAAGCTTTCAGGGGGACAGAAACAGAGAATATCAATAGCAAGAGCAATACTTGAAAATCCACAGATACTTATTCTGGATGAAGCGACAAGCGCCCTTGATAATGAATCTGAACAGCTTGTTCAGGATGCGCTGGAAAAACTTATGAAAGGAAAAACAACATTTGTTATTGCGCACAGACTTTCTACAATAATAAACAGTGACAAGATAGTTGTTATTCAGCAGGGTGAAATTAGGGAAACAGGAACACATGAAGAGTTGCTCGATAAGGATGGTATATACAAATCGTTATACAATAAAAGTTTCAAAAATTAA